A genome region from Persephonella sp. includes the following:
- a CDS encoding MTH1187 family thiamine-binding protein: MSVLVEFSMFPTDKGESVSGYVSRIIKMIDESGVPYKLTPMGTVFETETMEEALDIINKAYKQLEKDCNRVYSVVKFDIRKGKSNRLIQKIQSVEKKLGKQVSK, encoded by the coding sequence ATGTCTGTGTTAGTAGAGTTTTCTATGTTCCCAACAGATAAAGGCGAAAGTGTTAGCGGATACGTATCCCGTATTATAAAAATGATAGATGAGTCAGGGGTTCCTTACAAACTCACACCTATGGGAACAGTCTTTGAAACAGAAACAATGGAAGAAGCCCTTGATATAATAAACAAAGCATATAAACAGCTGGAAAAAGACTGCAACAGGGTCTATTCTGTTGTTAAGTTTGATATCAGAAAAGGTAAATCAAACAGACTTATCCAGAAAATTCAATCAGTAGAAAAGAAATTAGGAAAGCAGGTTAGCAAATGA
- a CDS encoding AAA family ATPase — protein sequence MILKRVRLRNFLAHDDTEIEFSPSGITVFIGENGAGKSSIIEGIVYGIFGKTDRGKLEDLVKWGKREATVEVEFQKGNSEYKVERTITIRGNKGSSTGVIYKKEKGKYRPYYQKHISREIPKITGISYKTFLSSVLVKQGDIEGLIELSPKDRAKIFEDLLDMSLYQLIAENIATKRKVLQEQVKWLEKETEQLKELETQTEKLQEQLESLKTQQEEKQKELKQLNEEQTKLQKQIDLLQSEKEKLIKTKAHIEKLQEVINISHKNLKSLEEKIQHINKEKEKLPHLKKQVENLKQL from the coding sequence ATGATTTTAAAAAGAGTTCGGCTAAGAAATTTCCTTGCACATGATGATACAGAGATAGAATTTTCTCCTTCAGGGATAACAGTATTTATTGGAGAAAACGGAGCTGGAAAAAGCTCAATAATAGAAGGAATAGTTTACGGGATATTTGGAAAAACAGACAGGGGAAAATTAGAAGACCTTGTTAAATGGGGAAAAAGAGAAGCTACCGTAGAGGTTGAATTCCAGAAAGGAAACTCAGAATACAAAGTAGAAAGGACAATAACAATTCGTGGTAACAAAGGAAGTTCAACAGGTGTTATTTATAAAAAAGAAAAAGGAAAATACAGACCCTACTATCAAAAACATATATCAAGAGAAATCCCCAAAATAACAGGCATAAGCTACAAAACATTCTTATCCTCAGTTCTGGTAAAACAGGGGGATATAGAAGGTTTGATAGAACTCTCCCCAAAAGACAGGGCAAAAATATTTGAAGACCTTCTGGATATGTCCCTTTACCAGCTTATAGCCGAAAATATAGCAACAAAAAGAAAAGTTCTTCAAGAACAAGTTAAATGGCTTGAAAAGGAAACCGAGCAGCTAAAAGAACTGGAAACACAGACAGAAAAACTACAAGAACAGCTTGAAAGCTTAAAAACTCAGCAGGAAGAAAAGCAAAAAGAACTAAAGCAGTTAAACGAAGAACAGACAAAACTCCAAAAGCAGATAGACCTCCTCCAATCAGAAAAAGAAAAACTAATCAAAACAAAAGCCCACATAGAAAAACTACAGGAAGTAATAAATATTAGCCACAAAAACCTGAAATCCCTTGAAGAAAAAATTCAGCATATAAATAAAGAAAAAGAAAAACTACCACACCTAAAAAAACAGGTGGAAAATCTTAAACAACTGGA